In Triticum urartu cultivar G1812 chromosome 6, Tu2.1, whole genome shotgun sequence, the following proteins share a genomic window:
- the LOC125513598 gene encoding CLIP-associated protein-like isoform X1 produces MEAALEAARSKDTKERLAGVERLHEALEAAARRGLTAAEVTALVDTCMDLTRDANFRVAQGGLHALSAAAVLAGDHFKIHLNALVPAAVERLGDGKQPVRDASRQLLVTLMEVSSPTIIVERAGSYAWTHKNWRVREEFVRTLATAVGLFASTELLLQRVFLSPVLQLLNDLNQSVREAAISCIQEMYKNMGSQFHEELQRHNLPSYMLKEINSRLDKIEPKVPSSDGARTQYRAMERSVSAHPKRGSPRKKNTSRESTLFGGDTDITEKPVEPIRVHSEKELFREIEKIASALNPEKDWSIRIAAMQRIEALVYGGAIDYPSFFMLLKQLVHPLSSQLADRRSSIVKQACHLLNVLSKELLSDFEACAEIFIPALFKLVVITVLVIAESSDNCVKTILRNCKVSRIVPLIADTAKNDRSAILRARCCEYALLILEYWADAPEIQRSADLYEDLIKCCVADAMSEVRATARSCYRMFIKTWPERSRRLFMSFDPAIQRIINDEDGGMHKRYPSSLHEKGAQLSRSSSHASGTHLTGYGTSSIVAMDKGAAISSESSLSSSMLLSQSKATGRHAERSIESVLSSSKQKVSAIESLLKGVGISGRQNFSAVRSTSLDLGVDPPSSRDPHIPLAAPASDHLSLQSSALLDSSLPSISIRRNGGSRLIDAMPQVDTKERSRSPYSRNLSSEPMSDLSVPYLRRSSGRSQDDSIMDESNDTWPRPNRRSPQMHTDKHFTDMAYRDASYRNSQNNHVPHFQRPLRKQVASRVSVGVRHSFDDGHVPSNEMSGYTDGPASLNEALSEGLSPSSDWVARVAAFNFVQTLLQLGQKGIQEITQNFEKVMKLFFRYLDDPHHKVAQAAFSTLADIIPACKKPFESYVERILPYVFSRLIDPKELVSKPCSSTLEVVGRTYAVDTLLPAIVRSLDEQRSPKAKLAVLEFANKSFSKYKVDSEGYSNSGFLKLWLSKLAPLIHEKNAKLKETSIKGIISVYSHFDSTAVLNFILNLSIEEQNLVRRSLKQYTPRIEVDLVNYLQSKKERSRPKSYEYEQIDFGTSEDGYNPTSRNSYPFGRVSASSFDNESGKRMHTVQESTFLTGRTTSDARTDHANQCFEPSSEADIFTASRESKSNARSVVEAARSWADYPEKSDATIDDENSVGTPRLDFVRRVSDGHNNAAVTTVGKIIQDMDQFVDLSSVKVVSHTTDGPSVPQLLHRIISNDGEVSSQDKQDALQQLLQASANNDNSIWTKYFNQILTTILEVWDDSDSSVRELSLSLVAEMLRNQKDQMEESIEIILEKLVQMTKDVVAKISNEANQCLNVVLAKYDPFRCLAVIVPLLVTDDEKTLVMCINCLTKLVGRLSQEELVAQLPSFLPALFDAFNNQSPDIRKTVVFCLVDIYIMLGKAFVPYLEGLSSTQLRLVTIYANRISQARSGAPIDANQ; encoded by the exons GTTTCTTCTCCAACAATCATTGTTGAAAGAGCTGGAAGTTATGCTTGGACTCACAAGAACTGGAGGGTGCGAGAAGAGTTTGTGCGCACCCTTGCAACGGCAGTTGGGCTTTTTGCTTCTACAGAGCTCCTTCTACAGCGAGTGTTTCTTTCACCT GTCCTGCAATTGTTGAATGATTTGAATCAAAGTGTTAGAGAGGCTGCAATCTCCTGTATTCAG GAGATGTACAAAAATATGGGATCTCAGTTCCATGAAGAGTTGCAGCGCCATAATCTGCCTTCTTATATG CTAAAGGAAATAAATTCAAGATTGGATAAAATAGAACCAAAGGTTCCCTCATCTGATGGTGCTAGAACGCAATATAGGGCCATGGAAAGATCTGTTAGTGCTCATCCCAAAAGAGGTAGTCCAAGGAAAAAAAACACATCAAGGGAAAGCACATTATTTGGAG GTGACACAGATATTACCGAAAAACCGGTGGAACCCATAAGAGTTCATTCAGAGAAAGAATTATTTAGAGAGATTGAGAAGATTGCATCTGCCCTTAATCCAGAAAAGGACTGGTCTATACGTATTGCTGCAATGCAAAGGATCGAAGCCTTGGTATATGGAG GCGCAATTGATTATCCATCATTTTTCATGCTCTTGAAGCAGCTAGTTCATCCATTGTCCTCTCAGCTAGCCGATCGACGGTCTAGCATTGTAAAGCAG GCATGTCATCTACTTAATGTACTATCGAAGGAACTCCTCAGCGACTTTGAAGCATGTGCTGAAATATTTATTCCG GCACTTTTTAAGCTTGTTGTCATAACTGTGCTTGTGATTGCCGAATCTTCAGATAACTGTGTAAAAACT ATCCTGCGGAACTGCAAGGTTTCACGTATTGTTCCACTTATAGCTGACACAGCAAAAAATGACCGCAGTGCAATTCTCCGTGCCAG GTGTTGTGAGTATGCACTTCTAATATTGGAATATTGGGCCGATGCTCCAGAAATACAACGCTCAGCTGATTTATACGAAGATCTAATAAAGTGCTGTGTGGCAGATGCAATGAGCGAG GTTCGTGCAACTGCAAGAAGTTGCTATAGGATGTTCATAAAGACATGGCCTGAGCGTTCACGTCGGCTTTTTATGTCATTTGATCCTGCAATACAGAGG ATTATTAATGATGAAGATGGGGGCATGCACAAGCGATATCCTTCATCGTTGCATGAGAAGGGTGCTCAACTTTCTCGTTCCTCATCTCATGCAAGTGGTACACATTTGACCGGATACGGCACTTCATCTATTGTTGCAATGGACAAGGGTGCAGCAATTTCTTCCGAATCATCTCTCTCGTCAAGCATGCTCCTGTCGCAGTCGAAGGCAACTGGTAGACATGCTGAAAGAAGCATAGAGAGTGTGCTTAGTTCAAGCAAACAAAAGGTTTCAGCCATTGAGAGTTTATTGAAAGGTGTAGGCATCTCAGGCAGGCAAAATTTCTCAGCTGTGCGCTCAACAAGCTTGGATCTTG GAGTTGATCCTCCATCCTCTCGTGATCCTCATATACCGCTTGCTGCGCCTGCTTCGGATCACCTTTCTTTGCAGAGTTCTGCATTGTTGGACTCATCCCTCCCTAGCATAAGTATCAGAAGAAATGGTGGTTCACGTTTGATAGATGCAATGCCTCAGGTAGACACCAAAGAGCGATCGAGGTCACCATATTCGCGTAATCTATCATCTGAACCCATGTCGGATTTGTCAGTGCCTTATTTAAGAAGATCTTCAGGGAGATCTCAAGATGATAGCATTATGGATGAGAGTAATGATACATGGCCAAGGCCTAACAGGCGATCGCCACAGATGCATACGGACAAGCACTTCACTGATATGGCTTATAGGGATGCCAGTTACAGAAATTCGCAAAACAACCATGTCCCACACTTCCAAAGGCCGCTTAGGAAGCAAGTGGCATCAAGGGTTTCTGTGGGTGTCAGACACAGTTTTGATGATGGCCATGTCCCATCGAATGAGATGTCTGGATATACAGATGGCCCAGCATCACTAAATGAAGCCCTCTCTGAGGGTCTTAGTCCAAGTTCAGACTGGGTAGCAAGAGTTGCAGCTTTTAATTTTGTTCAGACATTATTGCAACTAGGACAGAAAGGCATTCAAGAAATTACTCAGAACTTTGAAAAGGTCATGAAGCTATTTTTTCGTTATTTGGATGATCCTCATCATAAAGTTGCACAGGCAGCTTTCTCCACACTTGCAGATATTATTCCAGCATGCAAGAAGCCATTTGAGAGCTATGTTGAAAGAATTTTACCATATGTCTTTTCAAGACTTATTGATCCAAAGGAGTTGGTTTCTAAGCCATGTTCATCAACCTTGGAAGTTGTTGGCCGAACATATGCTGTTGACACATTGTTACCTGCAATAGTACGTTCACTGGATGAACAAAGGTCTCCAAAGGCCAAACTGGCTGTTCTTGAGTTCGCTAATAAGTCATTCAGCAAGTACAAGGTAGACTCTGAAGGTTACAGTAACAGCGGCTTTCTTAAGCTCTGGCTTTCGAAACTAGCACCTTTAATACATGAAAAGAATGCAAAGTTAAAGGAAACGTCCATTAAAGGAATCATATCAGTTTATTCTCATTTTGATTCAACAGCAGTCCTAAACTTTATTCTTAATTTGTCAATTGAAGAACAAAACCTTGTGAGGCGCTCGCTCAAGCAATATACTCCTCGTATTGAGGTCGATCTGGTAAACTACTTGCAGAGCAAGAAAGAGCGTTCACGTCCCAAGTCTTATGAATATGAACAGATTGATTTTGGAACTTCTGAAGATGGTTATAATCCGACATCAAGGAATAGCTATCCATTTGGAAGGGTCTCTGCTAGTTCCTTTGACAATGAATCTGGGAAGAGGATGCATACAGTTCAAGAATCCACATTTCTTACTGGTCGAACAACCTCTGATGCCCGCACTGATCATGCCAATCAATGTTTTGAGCCTTCTTCTGAAGCTGATATTTTTACAGCAAGTCGGGAATCAAAGAGCAATGCTCGCTCAGTTGTAGAAGCTGCACGCTCGTGGGCAGATTATCCTGAAAAATCAGATGCCACCATTGATGATGAAAATTCTGTTGGCACCCCTCGCCTGGATTTTGTCCGTCGTGTTTCTGATGGACATAATAATGCGGCTGTTACAACTGTCGGGAAAATTATACAGGACATGGATCAATTTGTCGACCTTAGTTCTGTGAAGGTTGTCTCGCATACAACTGACGGCCCCAGCGTACCACAACTTCTTCATCGG ATAATAAGTAATGATGGTGAAGTTTCATCCCAAGACAAGCAGGACGCATTGCAGCAGTTGCTGCAAGCATCTGCGAACAATGATAACTCTATATGGACAAAG TATTTCAATCAGATTTTAACAACTATCCTTGAGGTATGGGATGACTCTGATTCTTCTGTCAGGGAGCTTTCTCTATCGCTAGTTGCTGAGATGCTCCGCAATCAG AAAGATCAAATGGAAGAATCCATAGAGATTATCCTTGAAAAGCTGGTGCAGATGACCAAAGATGTTGTGGCAAAG ATTTCAAATGAAGCAAACCAGTGCTTAAATGTCGTGTTGGCAAAATATGATCCATTTAGATGCCTTGCT GTTATTGTGCCCTTGCTAGTTACTGATGATGAGAAGACACTTGTCATGTGTATCAACTGTTTGACAAAG CTTGTTGGGCGGCTTTCACAAGAGGAATTGGTGGCTCAACTCCCTTCATTTTTACCAGCACTTTTTGATGCTTTCAATAACCAGAGTCCAGATATTCGCAAG ACTGTTGTATTCTGCTTGGTGGATATCTACATCATGCTAGGGAAAGCATTTGTACCATACCTGGAGGGGCTTAGTAGCACACAGCTGCGGCTAGTAACAATCTACGCAAATCGGATATCGCAGGCAAGGTCTGGTGCACCTATCGATGCTAACCAATGA
- the LOC125513598 gene encoding CLIP-associated protein-like isoform X4 has protein sequence MEAALEAARSKDTKERLAGVERLHEALEAAARRGLTAAEVTALVDTCMDLTRDANFRVAQGGLHALSAAAVLAGDHFKIHLNALVPAAVERLGDGKQPVRDASRQLLVTLMEVSSPTIIVERAGSYAWTHKNWRVREEFVRTLATAVGLFASTELLLQRVFLSPVLQLLNDLNQSVREAAISCIQEMYKNMGSQFHEELQRHNLPSYMLKEINSRLDKIEPKVPSSDGARTQYRAMERSVSAHPKRGSPRKKNTSRESTLFGGDTDITEKPVEPIRVHSEKELFREIEKIASALNPEKDWSIRIAAMQRIEALVYGGAIDYPSFFMLLKQLVHPLSSQLADRRSSIVKQACHLLNVLSKELLSDFEACAEIFIPALFKLVVITVLVIAESSDNCVKTILRNCKVSRIVPLIADTAKNDRSAILRARCCEYALLILEYWADAPEIQRSADLYEDLIKCCVADAMSEVRATARSCYRMFIKTWPERSRRLFMSFDPAIQRIINDEDGGMHKRYPSSLHEKGAQLSRSSSHASGTHLTGYGTSSIVAMDKGAAISSESSLSSSMLLSQSKATGRHAERSIESVLSSSKQKVSAIESLLKGVGISGRQNFSAVRSTSLDLGVDPPSSRDPHIPLAAPASDHLSLQSSALLDSSLPSISIRRNGGSRLIDAMPQVDTKERSRSPYSRNLSSEPMSDLSVPYLRRSSGRSQDDSIMDESNDTWPRPNRRSPQMHTDKHFTDMAYRDASYRNSQNNHVPHFQRPLRKQVASRVSVGVRHSFDDGHVPSNEMSGYTDGPASLNEALSEGLSPSSDWVARVAAFNFVQTLLQLGQKGIQEITQNFEKVMKLFFRYLDDPHHKVAQAAFSTLADIIPACKKPFESYVERILPYVFSRLIDPKELVSKPCSSTLEVVGRTYAVDTLLPAIVRSLDEQRSPKAKLAVLEFANKSFSKYKVDSEGYSNSGFLKLWLSKLAPLIHEKNAKLKETSIKGIISVYSHFDSTAVLNFILNLSIEEQNLVRRSLKQYTPRIEVDLVNYLQSKKERSRPKSYEYEQIDFGTSEDGYNPTSRNSYPFGRVSASSFDNESGKRMHTVQESTFLTGRTTSDARTDHANQCFEPSSEADIFTASRESKSNARSVVEAARSWADYPEKSDATIDDENSVGTPRLDFVRRVSDGHNNAAVTTVGKIIQDMDQFVDLSSVKVVSHTTDGPSVPQLLHRIISNDGEVSSQDKQDALQQLLQASANNDNSIWTKYFNQILTTILEVWDDSDSSVRELSLSLVAEMLRNQKDQMEESIEIILEKLVQMTKDVVAKISNEANQCLNVVLAKYDPFRCLAVIVPLLVTDDEKTLVMCINCLTKLVGRLSQEELVAQLPSFLPALFDAFNNQSPDIRKIFQCQVVWFSALAHPLFQISSRLLYSAWWISTSC, from the exons GTTTCTTCTCCAACAATCATTGTTGAAAGAGCTGGAAGTTATGCTTGGACTCACAAGAACTGGAGGGTGCGAGAAGAGTTTGTGCGCACCCTTGCAACGGCAGTTGGGCTTTTTGCTTCTACAGAGCTCCTTCTACAGCGAGTGTTTCTTTCACCT GTCCTGCAATTGTTGAATGATTTGAATCAAAGTGTTAGAGAGGCTGCAATCTCCTGTATTCAG GAGATGTACAAAAATATGGGATCTCAGTTCCATGAAGAGTTGCAGCGCCATAATCTGCCTTCTTATATG CTAAAGGAAATAAATTCAAGATTGGATAAAATAGAACCAAAGGTTCCCTCATCTGATGGTGCTAGAACGCAATATAGGGCCATGGAAAGATCTGTTAGTGCTCATCCCAAAAGAGGTAGTCCAAGGAAAAAAAACACATCAAGGGAAAGCACATTATTTGGAG GTGACACAGATATTACCGAAAAACCGGTGGAACCCATAAGAGTTCATTCAGAGAAAGAATTATTTAGAGAGATTGAGAAGATTGCATCTGCCCTTAATCCAGAAAAGGACTGGTCTATACGTATTGCTGCAATGCAAAGGATCGAAGCCTTGGTATATGGAG GCGCAATTGATTATCCATCATTTTTCATGCTCTTGAAGCAGCTAGTTCATCCATTGTCCTCTCAGCTAGCCGATCGACGGTCTAGCATTGTAAAGCAG GCATGTCATCTACTTAATGTACTATCGAAGGAACTCCTCAGCGACTTTGAAGCATGTGCTGAAATATTTATTCCG GCACTTTTTAAGCTTGTTGTCATAACTGTGCTTGTGATTGCCGAATCTTCAGATAACTGTGTAAAAACT ATCCTGCGGAACTGCAAGGTTTCACGTATTGTTCCACTTATAGCTGACACAGCAAAAAATGACCGCAGTGCAATTCTCCGTGCCAG GTGTTGTGAGTATGCACTTCTAATATTGGAATATTGGGCCGATGCTCCAGAAATACAACGCTCAGCTGATTTATACGAAGATCTAATAAAGTGCTGTGTGGCAGATGCAATGAGCGAG GTTCGTGCAACTGCAAGAAGTTGCTATAGGATGTTCATAAAGACATGGCCTGAGCGTTCACGTCGGCTTTTTATGTCATTTGATCCTGCAATACAGAGG ATTATTAATGATGAAGATGGGGGCATGCACAAGCGATATCCTTCATCGTTGCATGAGAAGGGTGCTCAACTTTCTCGTTCCTCATCTCATGCAAGTGGTACACATTTGACCGGATACGGCACTTCATCTATTGTTGCAATGGACAAGGGTGCAGCAATTTCTTCCGAATCATCTCTCTCGTCAAGCATGCTCCTGTCGCAGTCGAAGGCAACTGGTAGACATGCTGAAAGAAGCATAGAGAGTGTGCTTAGTTCAAGCAAACAAAAGGTTTCAGCCATTGAGAGTTTATTGAAAGGTGTAGGCATCTCAGGCAGGCAAAATTTCTCAGCTGTGCGCTCAACAAGCTTGGATCTTG GAGTTGATCCTCCATCCTCTCGTGATCCTCATATACCGCTTGCTGCGCCTGCTTCGGATCACCTTTCTTTGCAGAGTTCTGCATTGTTGGACTCATCCCTCCCTAGCATAAGTATCAGAAGAAATGGTGGTTCACGTTTGATAGATGCAATGCCTCAGGTAGACACCAAAGAGCGATCGAGGTCACCATATTCGCGTAATCTATCATCTGAACCCATGTCGGATTTGTCAGTGCCTTATTTAAGAAGATCTTCAGGGAGATCTCAAGATGATAGCATTATGGATGAGAGTAATGATACATGGCCAAGGCCTAACAGGCGATCGCCACAGATGCATACGGACAAGCACTTCACTGATATGGCTTATAGGGATGCCAGTTACAGAAATTCGCAAAACAACCATGTCCCACACTTCCAAAGGCCGCTTAGGAAGCAAGTGGCATCAAGGGTTTCTGTGGGTGTCAGACACAGTTTTGATGATGGCCATGTCCCATCGAATGAGATGTCTGGATATACAGATGGCCCAGCATCACTAAATGAAGCCCTCTCTGAGGGTCTTAGTCCAAGTTCAGACTGGGTAGCAAGAGTTGCAGCTTTTAATTTTGTTCAGACATTATTGCAACTAGGACAGAAAGGCATTCAAGAAATTACTCAGAACTTTGAAAAGGTCATGAAGCTATTTTTTCGTTATTTGGATGATCCTCATCATAAAGTTGCACAGGCAGCTTTCTCCACACTTGCAGATATTATTCCAGCATGCAAGAAGCCATTTGAGAGCTATGTTGAAAGAATTTTACCATATGTCTTTTCAAGACTTATTGATCCAAAGGAGTTGGTTTCTAAGCCATGTTCATCAACCTTGGAAGTTGTTGGCCGAACATATGCTGTTGACACATTGTTACCTGCAATAGTACGTTCACTGGATGAACAAAGGTCTCCAAAGGCCAAACTGGCTGTTCTTGAGTTCGCTAATAAGTCATTCAGCAAGTACAAGGTAGACTCTGAAGGTTACAGTAACAGCGGCTTTCTTAAGCTCTGGCTTTCGAAACTAGCACCTTTAATACATGAAAAGAATGCAAAGTTAAAGGAAACGTCCATTAAAGGAATCATATCAGTTTATTCTCATTTTGATTCAACAGCAGTCCTAAACTTTATTCTTAATTTGTCAATTGAAGAACAAAACCTTGTGAGGCGCTCGCTCAAGCAATATACTCCTCGTATTGAGGTCGATCTGGTAAACTACTTGCAGAGCAAGAAAGAGCGTTCACGTCCCAAGTCTTATGAATATGAACAGATTGATTTTGGAACTTCTGAAGATGGTTATAATCCGACATCAAGGAATAGCTATCCATTTGGAAGGGTCTCTGCTAGTTCCTTTGACAATGAATCTGGGAAGAGGATGCATACAGTTCAAGAATCCACATTTCTTACTGGTCGAACAACCTCTGATGCCCGCACTGATCATGCCAATCAATGTTTTGAGCCTTCTTCTGAAGCTGATATTTTTACAGCAAGTCGGGAATCAAAGAGCAATGCTCGCTCAGTTGTAGAAGCTGCACGCTCGTGGGCAGATTATCCTGAAAAATCAGATGCCACCATTGATGATGAAAATTCTGTTGGCACCCCTCGCCTGGATTTTGTCCGTCGTGTTTCTGATGGACATAATAATGCGGCTGTTACAACTGTCGGGAAAATTATACAGGACATGGATCAATTTGTCGACCTTAGTTCTGTGAAGGTTGTCTCGCATACAACTGACGGCCCCAGCGTACCACAACTTCTTCATCGG ATAATAAGTAATGATGGTGAAGTTTCATCCCAAGACAAGCAGGACGCATTGCAGCAGTTGCTGCAAGCATCTGCGAACAATGATAACTCTATATGGACAAAG TATTTCAATCAGATTTTAACAACTATCCTTGAGGTATGGGATGACTCTGATTCTTCTGTCAGGGAGCTTTCTCTATCGCTAGTTGCTGAGATGCTCCGCAATCAG AAAGATCAAATGGAAGAATCCATAGAGATTATCCTTGAAAAGCTGGTGCAGATGACCAAAGATGTTGTGGCAAAG ATTTCAAATGAAGCAAACCAGTGCTTAAATGTCGTGTTGGCAAAATATGATCCATTTAGATGCCTTGCT GTTATTGTGCCCTTGCTAGTTACTGATGATGAGAAGACACTTGTCATGTGTATCAACTGTTTGACAAAG CTTGTTGGGCGGCTTTCACAAGAGGAATTGGTGGCTCAACTCCCTTCATTTTTACCAGCACTTTTTGATGCTTTCAATAACCAGAGTCCAGATATTCGCAAG ATATTTCAGTGCCAGGTCGTGTGGTTTTCAGCTTTAGCGCATCCTCTGTTTCAAATTTCTAGCAG ACTGTTGTATTCTGCTTGGTGGATATCTACATCATGCTAG